Below is a genomic region from Vibrio nitrifigilis.
TGCTCAAGCGCCCAATCTTGGACAACAGCGCTTTATTCACACATCGGCTTCTTATATCAATCTTTATCAGAAGCTTAATCAAGCATTAAATTCTAGTCGCAAGCATCAACTTGGCCTCTGTTTTCATTCATTAAGGGCGGTATCTGAAGCGCAAATTCATGACGTGTTGCAAGAACTGGACTCTGGGCAGCCCATTCACATTCACATTGCTGAGCAGCAGCGGGAAGTGGATGATTGTCTTGCATGGAGTCAACAGCGCCCAGTGGAATGGCTGGCAGAACATATAGGTATTAACCAACAGTGGTGCTTGATTCATGCCACTCATTTAAACCAACATGAAATACAAACTATTGCGCAAAGTGGTGCGGTGGCTGGATTGTGTCCAACCACTGAGGCCAATTTAGGCGACGGTATTTTCCCTGCGACTGAATATCAGCGCTTTGCTGGAAAGTGGGCAATAGGATCAGACAGTCATGTGGGAATGTCGTTAGTCGATGAATTGCGCAGTTTGGAATACAGTCAGCGCCTAAATGAACAGCAGAGAAACCGCCTTTATTCTTCGAAGCATCCATCGGTGGGAGAACATCTCTATCAGCAAGCGCTTCATGGTGGAAATCAGGCTTGTAATGTGGCACTTGGGTTACAAGTTGGTCATAGGGCAGACTTTCTAGTCTTAGATGAAAGCCAGCCTTTTGTTGCATCTAGCCACGATGGGGATCTGCTTAATCGATGGTTATTTGCCTCTCACCAATCTTGGATTACCGATGTGTATGTTGCAGGACAACACGTAGTGGAACGAGGTGTGCATCAATATGAAGCAGAAAGCGCGCGAGCTTTCGTTGAAGTGATAAAGCAGTTGGTTTAATGCTTTGAACAGCTAGACGCCAGACAATGAAGTTGAACAAAGGTTTGTAGCTTCTTCGTTTTACTCCTGTTCTGTGTGACGGATTTTCTCTGTTCAAATTCGTACCTTAAACGCATACATTCTCGCCAACCCTGCCTATTTAGGTGACTTGGATAGAGTCGGTCACCTGAATAACATAACGTTTAATTATATGAATTCTCATTTAATTGGCTGTACTTTCTAACTGATACGCTTACACTTATGCCCCTTAATTTGATCCATGCAGAATGACGAAAGGAGAAACGCATGTCTTCAAAGGCTGGTTCAGCTTCTGCATTTGCTGCATTTTTACGTAAAAAAAATGTTGAGCTGTCATTAAAACATTACGGCATCGATGCCTTGGGCGCTATGGCCCACGGTTTGTTTGCTTCACTATTGATTGGCACCATAATGAAAACCCTCGGTGCTAAGTTAGATATCGCCGCTTTGGTTACGGTAGGTGGTTACGCAGCAGCGGCCACTGGTCCTGCTATGGCGGTTGCGATAGGTTATGCATTAAAGTCGCCACCCTTAGTGCTATTTTCTCTGGTCGCCGTTGGTGGTGCCGCCAATTCTTTGGGGGGCGCGGGTGGCCCTTTGGCAGTGTTAATCATCACGATTGTTGCGGCAGAGCTTGGTAAATTAATTTCTAAAGAAACGAAAGTCGACATTATCGTCACGCCTTTTGTGACCATCTTTATTGGTACGATATTGTCGCTTTGGTTAGCCCCTTCTATTGGTCAGGCGGCGAGTTCTGTTGGGCAGTTGATTATGTGGGCAACCGAGCTACGCCCAATCATGATGGGTATTGTGGTTTCTGTGGTAATTGGTATTGCCCTTACTTTACCGATCAGCAGTGCGGCGATCTGTGCGGCATTAGGCATTACTGGTTTGGCTGGTGGGGCTGCACTAGCTGGGTGTTGTGCGCAAATGATTGGGTTTGCGGTCATTAGCTTTCGTGAAAATGGCTGGGGTGGTTTGATATCGCAAGGGGTTGGAACTTCTATGCTACAAATGCCCAATATTGTGAAAAATCCGCGAATTTGGATTGCGCCTATCGTCACCTCTGCCATTACCGGGCCAATAGCAACAACCTTATTCCAACTGAAAATGAATGGCCCAGCGGTTGCCTCTGGTATGGGCACATGTGGTTTGGTTGGCCCAATTGGTGTGTATACGGGTTGGCTGGCGGATATTGCTAACGGATCAAAAATGGCCATTACTGGTATGGATTGGTTAGCGCTTATTCTGGTATGTGTTGTTCTTCCTGCGATTATTGCATTCTTGGTTCACCGCTATGTCGTGAAACTCGGTTGGGTTAAAGTCGGTGATCTCAAGCTCGATTAATTGAGTATAAAACTCAAAGGCAAGTTAGATGGCGTTGTTGTCATCTAACTTGTTACGATTTAGACTGCTGTTTCATTAGCCAAGCTGCTGCTTCTAAGCGGGAATGGAGTTCCAGTTTTTTCAGCAAATTTTTCACATGAACCTTAGCTGTAGCTTCTGAAATTTTCATTTTCTCCGCAATCAGTTTGTTACTCATTCCTTGAGAGAGTAGTAGCAGAGTTTGATGTTCCCGATCCGTTAACGTTGATAATTTGTCGGATTCAGTCGTTTTGGGCTTATGCCATGATTGGGCGAGCACTTGCGTGAGCCGATCAGACAGCGCCAATTTACCGAGCACGGCTTGTTTGATGTTGGCGACAATATCTTCGGGTTCCATATCTTTAAGTAGATATCCATCTGCACCATATTGCATTGCGGTAAGCACATCTTCTTCTGTGTCAGAAACGGTGAGCATCACGATTCTTGCGGTGACGCCTTTAGCGCGCATTTGGCGCAGGGTTTCTAACCCATCCATCCCTTGCATGTTCAAATCAAGCAAAATTAAATCAGGATCATCTTGCAGCGCACTCTCTAACGCTTCAGCACCGGAGTGACATTCCTTGGTCACTTCTAAGTCTTCTTCATAGGCGATAAAACGCTGTAATCCTTTACGAAATAAGGGATGGTCATCGACGATCATGATAGTAGATTTCCCATTACTCATTTGGCTCTCCTTTGCTGCTTGAGTGAAAGGTGTTAGTAAACGTCAAACGATAATGTTGTGGCATAGTTTACCCAAGTTCCTTGTTATTGTTGAGGTAATTCGGGGTAAACACCAAACTCACTTCGGTTCCGCCATCGGGTAAGGTGTTGATCGCCAGTGTTCCTTTCAATGAATGACAACGCTCTTGCATAATTTCAGTACCGTAATGGTTAAGCACCCGCTCGGTTTGAGTAAAGCCTATTCCATCGTCTTGTACCAACAGGACGACGTTTTTCTCCTCGTTTTCCGTTAGAGAAATGGTGATGTGTGAGCCTTGCGAATGTTTGACGGCGTTCTGCACCGCTTCTTTGGTGATTTGCAATAGGTGAATTTCTTCATTGGGCTCAAAGGGCACATGGCGACAGTCGTAATGCAGTTGGATTTGCATGGCGCTGTGTTTCGCTAAGGTCTGCACGGTATCACTCAGTGCCGCTTGCAAGCCGCCACTGTCAATCTGCAAACGAAAGGTAGTGAGGAGCTCGCGCAGTTGACGATAAGCCGATACGACACCTTCTTTGAGTTCATAAACTGGGGTAGTGACTCGCTCGCTCACTGGCTCTTTCTCAATGCCTTTTTCAATACACGCGACCTGAAATTTGAGGTACGAAAGGGATTGAGCCAAAGAATCATGCAGCTCGCGCGCAATAATATTTCGTTCACTCAGTAGCGCGATGCGTCTCTCTTGGTTGAGTTGGTTCGAAAAACTCAGTGCAATGCCCAATTGATCT
It encodes:
- a CDS encoding formimidoylglutamate deiminase — its product is MQRDNGGEQTIFARRAWMSGRWQHNVTFTIKDGVFIHIEPNSDAKKADIHLSGPMLPTLANVHSHAFQYLMAGVAEVCTNPNDSFWSWRERMYHMVSQLNPEQVRIIATHLYIQMLKAGYSQVGEFHYLHHDQQGKTYTDPAEISHQLIEAANQAGIGMTLLPVLYSYAGFGAQAPNLGQQRFIHTSASYINLYQKLNQALNSSRKHQLGLCFHSLRAVSEAQIHDVLQELDSGQPIHIHIAEQQREVDDCLAWSQQRPVEWLAEHIGINQQWCLIHATHLNQHEIQTIAQSGAVAGLCPTTEANLGDGIFPATEYQRFAGKWAIGSDSHVGMSLVDELRSLEYSQRLNEQQRNRLYSSKHPSVGEHLYQQALHGGNQACNVALGLQVGHRADFLVLDESQPFVASSHDGDLLNRWLFASHQSWITDVYVAGQHVVERGVHQYEAESARAFVEVIKQLV
- a CDS encoding PTS transporter subunit IIC yields the protein MSSKAGSASAFAAFLRKKNVELSLKHYGIDALGAMAHGLFASLLIGTIMKTLGAKLDIAALVTVGGYAAAATGPAMAVAIGYALKSPPLVLFSLVAVGGAANSLGGAGGPLAVLIITIVAAELGKLISKETKVDIIVTPFVTIFIGTILSLWLAPSIGQAASSVGQLIMWATELRPIMMGIVVSVVIGIALTLPISSAAICAALGITGLAGGAALAGCCAQMIGFAVISFRENGWGGLISQGVGTSMLQMPNIVKNPRIWIAPIVTSAITGPIATTLFQLKMNGPAVASGMGTCGLVGPIGVYTGWLADIANGSKMAITGMDWLALILVCVVLPAIIAFLVHRYVVKLGWVKVGDLKLD
- the narL gene encoding two-component system response regulator NarL produces the protein MSNGKSTIMIVDDHPLFRKGLQRFIAYEEDLEVTKECHSGAEALESALQDDPDLILLDLNMQGMDGLETLRQMRAKGVTARIVMLTVSDTEEDVLTAMQYGADGYLLKDMEPEDIVANIKQAVLGKLALSDRLTQVLAQSWHKPKTTESDKLSTLTDREHQTLLLLSQGMSNKLIAEKMKISEATAKVHVKNLLKKLELHSRLEAAAWLMKQQSKS